CTTTGCCCAAATTCACATTTCACAACTATTCTCTCAACTGACTGAGTTAATTATCTGTGGTGAAGCCTTGGGCAAGATGTGGCCACTTTTATTAGGAATACCTTCAAATACCTTTGTGTCATGATCATGCCGTCATTTTTTAGTAGCAAAAATGTATCTGATGTTTAAAGGGGCAAGATCGTGGATGCCTGGTTACTCTGAGCTTACTATATGTTTCCTACTTTCCATTGTATATAAATCAGACAACTGTTTTTACAGTAGACCAAATTCAAACATTTTACCAACTACATTTCTTGGAAAGGATGAATCACTTCTCACACCAGGTTGCAGTAGATGAATGTGCCATGTTGTTGGAGTTAAGGTGGGCGAATTGTAAAAGCTTGAGCCAAGACCAGACTGTCTGGCTTCACTCgaactgccaaaaaaaaaaaagggtttggctaattaacaaagaagaaaataaagagCTGGAGTGCAAACACTGTGGCATACCAAAAATCCGCATGGGGGGGACATGAAGCAATTAATTTTGTCTAAAACATGTGCCCAATAATTTAATTCTAACCATTGTCATATCACCTTATCATCTTCCTTTCGTAACAATGTTAGTTGTCTAAAGTGCAGATAATCCTGAAGTGTTTTTCAAGTAGTTTTTACAGAAGTAAGAATGAATAATGCGGATAAGTAAGCCTGAAAATCTGTTTATCTGAAAACATATCTGTATGATGGCTGTGTGGAGCTACTGTTAAGCAGTCAACAAGCTTGACCAAGCTTCCTGTTTTTGAATCTTGCAGTAACACAATGACGGATAACTACAAACCAGTACTCCAGTATTGCTCCAGTCCACAACAACGATTCTCTGgctggttttgtttagttttaacaTACTTTGATTCCACCTGGCGGCAGATCTGTTCCTACATTACTGAAAACCATACAAATGCTCCTCTAGCTCTATATAGTTCACATTACAGTTGGCACTGCTTTATCGTGAAGAAGTAAAAATACCCTGAAATAAGTGGCTGTCCTAGTTAAACGAGAGTCATTTGAGACGACCtgtcacactttttttgtttataaatgaaaagaTAAAGAATGGAATTAcattctaatttaaatattaaatacatcatttaaaatgagtcaatttgtttgttttttattcttaaacaaaatgaattgctgtttatttctacatgaaatgaaaaagaatgaagaaTAGGTGTTgatgcacaattggccgagcaccgcccagGGGGAGGGAGCGTTAGGTTTCCAGGGTGTACTTGGCTtgccacacaccagcgacccctgtggtctggctgggcgcctgcgggcttacCTGTACCTCTGGGtggctgcagtgtgtaaaaaagcgggcGGCTAACAGCACACACATcaaaggacagcgtgtgttcgtcttcgcccctcctgattaaggtggtagtggtgagctgagcctaaaaagtTATAATTGGACACtatcaaattggggagaaaataacaaaaaactatatggcgactactaaataaaaataaaaaattattattattattattattttgagggGTAAATTAATAGGATGGTTGGAATAATAATCAATTTATTGTGATGTAAtcgatttttctttttgtttgtttgtttatagtcTTGATTATTTCTTGTACCAAAATATGATCAATATTTCTGACAGTCACCAAACGCTAATGGGAATCTGAAATacttatttgtaaaaataaataaataaataaataaataaaataaaatgcttttgcaGTAGCTAAGGAAAGTTGTAAGTAATGGGAGTTAAAACATAAGCTAAGATGATTGTCATGATCAATTTTCGCTGATAATCATTACAGTATTATCCAGGCCTGCTCAATAGCTGGTTACTGTAAACTAATTCTATTTTTACTTTGTCTGATTAGGTGCCCTTACTGAATGCTATGATGAACTGGGCAACAGATACCAGCTGCCAGTCTACTGTCTGGCTCCTCCCATCAATATGATTGAAGAGAAGAGTGACCTGGAGATACTGGACATCCCTGACCCACCCCCCAACTCTGGGCACGAGTGCCAGCTCCGCCTGCGTCTGTCCACGGGCAAGGACCTCAAACTGTCTGTTCGCAGCACGGACTCCGTCCACCACATGAAGCGACGGCTGCACTCTGAGGAGGGGGTTGAGCCTGGCAGCCAGCGGTGGTTCTTTTCTGGCCGGCCTCTGACAGATAAAATGAAACTCGACGAACTGAAAATCTCCAAGGACTATGTAGTGCAGGTGATCGTCAGCCAGCCTCTGCAGAGCCCAACACCtgtggaaaactgaaaaaaaaatagtaacttCCTCTTTTAAtacaagccttttttttcttgtcttatctcttatttttttttctactttttggtttttctctttttttcctgcacactaatttgtacaaatatataaatcatCCTCCATCTGTGATGGAAATAAAAGGCAAATTGGTGCTGGCCCATGTCAACAGAACGAGAAAAACGGACGCACTGAAGAGCTGTTTGTCTTACTTATATAAGCAATGCTTACTATCACcaaggcagatttttttttttttttgtctacagatctaccaaaaagaaaatgtgtaggAGTGAAGTAGTTAATGTATGTAAAAATTACACATACTTTTATAACTCTTTTTGGAGCTAAAGGGGTAATATTTAGTGGGGTaaccatgtacagtatattcctagatttctttttttttttttttttttttgtagcagtaGTAGTACATTTGTAGAAAGTAGAGACTTACTGCTTATGTAATGGACAATATGTGTACAGAAAATGCAAACCCATGGCCTGACAGTCAACAATAGATGCCTTTTGGATTGCATGCAAGTGAAATCAACAGTCAAGGCTAGATGAGTCTAGATAACCATATAAAATTATTTGTCGGACAATTGATGATGATGGTCAAATTTGTACAGTGGGTTTGCTGTTTTGGCACTGGTGGATTGCGGTCTGTCAAAGAGCATGGCATAAATGTTTTATaagaatatgaaataaaatacaccacAGTGGCTTGATCTGCCCCTGAACCTATAGTTCACATGTAGGAAAGGTCTCTCCTACCAGCACCAGCAGCAGTACCAAGCACAGAGTAGAGGAACTCTGATGTAGGTAAGATCAAATCAGGGAAGTTCtggaacaaccccccccccaccacactcacactcacactcacacacatgcacacagacagaaaCATCTGCCCAAGCACATATACATAGAAATGCAAGCTATTTTCTGAGGTCCACTAGATACTATACAAATCAGCGCAGGCTGCATTGAAACCAGCACATCCCATTCTATAAAGAACACCTGTACAATAAATAAGATTGGATGTAAAGACAACGTTTATAACTATTAttctgttttgtatgtgtgttaATAGGATGAATTGTCtgttttgtaaaagaaaagaaaaaagccatGCATTTCGGCCACAAAGGGCTGCAAATATGAaagtgaacacttttttttttttttaaacaaatagacGAGAGCTCTACATTCTGTTCTATGTTTGTTGACATGCATTTATGTTTATGGTATGATTTAGTCATAGGCAAGGTGTAGTGTAGAATCTCAAGTagtgtacaaattattattatatataaaggttattttaaaatgaaacaagaaAAAGATTAATGTGTCTTGAGCTGTCTAAATGCTTCTGTTGGATACAGTGTTGTTAACATGCCAAATTTCCTAGAGAAATTAATAGGTTTCCTAACAGAATAGCAGTATCTCTGCAAACAAGAGCTTTTTGCAAAGGCATTGCTTTGTTGATGGCAGTCTCACATTAATAATGCTCCAGAGAGACAAAAGGGTTCCTTACGACTGGAATATGCTTTG
The Polyodon spathula isolate WHYD16114869_AA chromosome 22, ASM1765450v1, whole genome shotgun sequence genome window above contains:
- the LOC121297367 gene encoding ubiquitin domain-containing protein 2; this encodes MGGCVGSHHDSSGSLNENSDGTGVALGRNQPLKKEKPKWKSDYPMTDGQLRSKRDEFWDTAPAFEGRKEIWDALKAAAHAFESSDQELAQAIIDGANITLPHGALTECYDELGNRYQLPVYCLAPPINMIEEKSDLEILDIPDPPPNSGHECQLRLRLSTGKDLKLSVRSTDSVHHMKRRLHSEEGVEPGSQRWFFSGRPLTDKMKLDELKISKDYVVQVIVSQPLQSPTPVEN